AACCTATCTTCAGTCTATCGATCCATACGATTTCGAGAAGTTGGTCGCGGCAGTCTGGAATGAATCTGGATTCGAGACTGATGTACAGAGCAAAAGTAATGATCGGGGGATCGACGTTGTCGCCAGGAAGCGCAATCCCATCGAACAGATACAATTCATCCAGGTGAAACGATACTCTGATGGAAACAAAGTTGGGAGCGAGGAAGTTCGGAAGTATGCTACTCTCTACCAACAGTCTGACGCAGTAGATGTTGTTGTGATTGTGACGACGAGCGAGTTTACGACACAGGCAGAACGCCTCGCCAACGATCTTGACATGAAGACTGTCGACGGCTATCAACTGTGTCGGATGATACAGGAGACTGGTGTGCTATCCGATCTGATGGCGGACGAGGGGGAGTCACAGGAGCAGGAATTTGACTGGGAAAACCCTCAAAATGTACGGGATGGACCAGTTGAGGAAAAAGAGTTGAGCGAGGCAGGAACAAACACAAACAAGCAAATACCTAATAAGCAGACAGAGTCTGGAGAAGATGGGTCGTCGAAAAGTCTCACAATTTATTTAGTGGTATTTGTTTTGCAGATGTTCTTTCTGGTTCTTGCATTTTCTATGATCAACAAGGGTGTAGAGTGGTTGGTGGGTCTTTCATTTTTTGTGGCAATGACACTTTCTGGCAAACTTATAAAAATGAGATTTGTCGATTGAACGTAGTCAAAGGGAAAGACAGCAGAGCTGTTAGCATACCCTTAGTGCCCGCTAATCACGTTTCCTGAGGGAAGAAAGAGAAAGACGACCAATCCCCTTCGTTGTTACTCGTGAGGACTAAGAACGTACTTAGATTTCCTTCGTCCCACTGTTGACGACTGTGATGTCTTCATCACGAGTGGCGAACGAGCATTGAACCTCTGTTCGAGCAAGCCCATTCTCACCCCGTTGGGTTGGTCCAGCATGATGGGTCAATCGTTCGATTTCGTACTGGAAGACAGTGTCAGAGCTACACTGGAAGGGCAGTTGGAGAATGTCGTAGGGACTGAGATAGGGACTCAGTGTGAACGTGGCGTTCCCATGTCCTGCCTGATCCATACGCTGTTTTAATTCCTGCTTTGCAGCATTCACCAATTGCCCTACTTCACGGATTTCGGCTTTTTCCACCTGTGTCGTGACCTCTTGGCCAGCGATTTCGTAGGTGGGTTCGTGGCGGACTTTGGCGATCGCTTTCACTGATTCGAGATTAGTTCTGACACGATCTGTACTACTGACCAACCCACCAGACTGTGAGAACTGGCCACCATCGCTACCATCACTGTCTGTATTGACGACGGTTCGGCCACCAACCACTTCCAGTGTGTTTATCGGGTTGATCTCTGCCAGCAAGTCGTTCTCAAGCAGGTCGAGTGTTCCGTCGTTGTGCTTGGGCTTGTATGCGTACTGCTGTTGGGGTGGTTCGATCACCAGACGACGGCTGGACTGGTTCGTCGATTCAGGTGGACCGAACCGTAGTCGAATATTTGCGATATTTTCGACGTATGCAGCTACGTCAGCCAGCGATTTCGTATAGGTCTCAAAGTTTTTGTTAATCAACACTTTGTCTGGCTCTTGGCTTTCCTCCTCGTTTGTCGTGACAGCGTCATCGAAGACAGTATTCAATGCTGGTTCGACGTAGTCTTCATAAATCTGCATCACACCCCCACCAGCGGCTTGATCTGTCCCATCATCTGCAACTTCATCAGAGTCAGCAGGTGTGATTTCGATCCCATCAGAGAGAACAAGCGGTATCGAGTCGTATGTGGGGTTGCGTTCTTCAAACGAGGTAGCCAGCCGTTCGAGAACGGTCTTTAGACTCGTCTGTTTCGTGAACCGATCTTGTTTTTGAACGGGAAACTCCTTCATCAGCAGGGCAGGGTCAACAACTCGAAGGCGAGCTTCAAGCGGCCCACTCTGCCCTGAGCCAATGCCTGCGACAATACCACTGGCTTCGGAGGCGTGTGCTTCTTTTCCCCAGTGAAGGACCTCGATATCACAGATACCGTACTGGGCATCCATGTACACGTCTGTCCAGTCCTGTCCATACGAGTCTTCGAGTGGGACATAGACATCTGCAACGAATTGCTGGGATAGTGGCCCCTCCTTGCGCCATTCCACTCGTGCCCCATCCTCGATGATCGGGACTCGCTGTCCATCGAGGTAGACTTTGGCAGGTGGATTACACTCACCATCGGGTTCCTGAAACTCAGGCATCGTTATTCTCCCCTCCAACGAAGCGATACCGTCCGTCACTCACTCGTTCAAAGTCCTCCTCGTACTGTTCGATGTAGGAATGAGTCAAATGCCATAGGACAGCTCCTCGACCACCATACCCACCCAACTTCTCACGATAGTGACGGGACACTTCATCAAGTGAGGAGGACAGACATTCCCCAATCCTAACCGTAGCAGTTGCTCCCGAGAGCATGTATTGTGTTCACGCCCCAACCACAAAAACGTTGCCCTTTAGTGTCTTGAATGTACCCTACTGTTAAAGATTCCTCTCATTGGCCAGATTATAACTAATGCGCATACGCACATCTATGCCATGTTTGTGACCACGTCGGGAGTATCCCTATCGAACTGGTAGTGACACCCGTCCCCCTGTAATGTGTGGGCTGTATCTGAAAAATTCTGAGAGATAGCAGGATCGGGGTCGAGAATCTGTCTTGTGACAGATAACCCACAGGGGGGTATAACCACGTGAGTAGATGCCGAAACGGGCGGACCCCCCGATCCCCTCCCCATGTGACGCATTCCTCAGTCGTCATCTAATGAACCATATGGGGGTGCGGGGTGTCTACAGAGTACTTACCATGTCGTTTCAGTTTGGACTATTTGAAAGTGTAAATATTGAGAGTTTTATCGTGTTTGCCGCAGTATGGGTAGTAGAATGTCAGACCTTGATTTATCCGACTGTGAACTCACCGAAGAACATCTTGAAGTGATAGTTCAGATGGATGGGGAACTTGCGAAGTATGCTCAGAAACTGCTTGACGAACTAAACACCGAAGAGGGGTAACCTGCTGTTCAGTTTGGTGGTATATGAAAGTATCATTATTCCAGGTATTATGGTGGTAGAGATGCAACGTGGTAGTAACTCACCGACGGATTGCGTCTGAAAAGACGCGCCTGTTGGAGCAGGCCCGTCAGTGGGTTGAGGCAACCCATGAGTAAAATGCAGTCTGCGGAGCATGAAAGTTCCGCCACGGCGAAGCACAGTTCACAAACGAACGACGGCAGTAAGACCACTGCGCCCAGTGAGGAGCCTTTTGCTGATCGTCGCTGGGAACGGTCGAACATGCAGCAGATGGCCGATGAGATAATCCGTAACGCTCGGTCCCTCGATCCCCAGTCTGATGATCGATTTGAGACGGAGAACCACCACGATGTCCCGATAACGGCCACGACGATTCAGACCTTCCTGTTCGCTGGGAAACGCCGCTCGGTCCGTAGACAACGCGACGGACGGACTCTCTCAGTTACAGTCGAACATTCTATCTGGTTCAGTGACGACATAGAGGGGTTCGTTCAGTTCCACATAAAGGGAGACATTGAGACGAAGGACGTGAAGTCTGTCGACGTTGTCTCAGCGCGGGAAGAAAAGCGGTAGGGTCAGCAGTAATATATACATACGCTTTCTGTTCATTCTAATCGTAACCGACTAACAGCGGTGCTGTATAGAGTACTTTAATCCTGATATGAACCACCACAACTAAGGGGGTGGCATATCTACGTAGAAGTAACTCGCTGCGTGTTCGCGCTTTGCAGAAAGCGCCCCGTTGGAGCGGGACGCAGTGGGTTGAGGCAACCCATGACCGAGTACGCCACTGAGGTTCAAGAACCTCACGACCTGGAAGACCGTACCGTTCGCGCACTAACTGAATGTATGTCGGCTCTCCCTGAAGGTGGAGACATCTACACCGTCGTCAGTGAGTCGGGAAGCTCCTACAAAGTCGACTCACGACAAGGACGATGCAGCTGTCCCGACAGTCAACATAACCTCGATGATGACGAGTCGTGTAAACACGAGCGACGGGTGGCCTTCGCCACTGGGGTCCATGAGGTTCCTGACTGGGTCAACACTGACGCCATCGATCCGCAGTTGGGTGACCACGTCGAAGGTCCGTCAGTCGTTACTGACACCGTCACAAGTACCACTCAGGCAATAACCGACGGTGGTACTACGTTGGCCACCTCCCAAGAGAAAGATGTCGAGAGTGCAGATACTGAGAACGACGACTGTGATTGTTCCAAACTACCTGACGGCTGCCCCTGCTGGCCCTGCTATCGAGAAGGAAAGGCGACATTCAGCGACTGAGGACAATCGGTCTCGACTCTTTCAGAGAACCGTAACTTGGAGTATGGTAAGCACTATTGAGAGGAAGGCAACTACGGCGTAGTACCCGAGCAGTCCAGTATCTTTAATCCTATTTCGTTCCCACTTTTTTCGACTCTCTCCACTGGGAAATAGCGACTCAATTCCATCGATCTCATCGAAATTGTAGTC
This Halorientalis sp. IM1011 DNA region includes the following protein-coding sequences:
- a CDS encoding restriction endonuclease; the encoded protein is MSGTVDLRTYLQSIDPYDFEKLVAAVWNESGFETDVQSKSNDRGIDVVARKRNPIEQIQFIQVKRYSDGNKVGSEEVRKYATLYQQSDAVDVVVIVTTSEFTTQAERLANDLDMKTVDGYQLCRMIQETGVLSDLMADEGESQEQEFDWENPQNVRDGPVEEKELSEAGTNTNKQIPNKQTESGEDGSSKSLTIYLVVFVLQMFFLVLAFSMINKGVEWLVGLSFFVAMTLSGKLIKMRFVD